One part of the Rhodococcus oxybenzonivorans genome encodes these proteins:
- a CDS encoding sigma-70 family RNA polymerase sigma factor has product MTSPSTTTRIRPSAADLDAQSPAADLVRVYLNGIGRTALLTAADEVELSKRIEAGLYAAHVLETGKRLSPAKKRDLATIVRDGQSARAHLLEANLRLVVSLAKRYTGRGMPLLDLIQEGNLGLIRAMEKFDYSKGFKFSTYATWWIRQAITRGMADQSRTIRLPVHLVEQVNKLARIKRELHQQLGREATDDELAEESGIPAHKIADLLDHSRDPVSLDMPVGNDEEAPLGDFIEDSEATSAENAVIAGLLHSDVRSVLATLDEREQQVIRLRYGLDDGQPRTLDQIGKLFGLSRERVRQIEREVMGKLRQGDRAERLRSYAS; this is encoded by the coding sequence ATGACAAGCCCCAGCACCACTACTCGCATTCGCCCCAGCGCCGCCGATCTGGACGCCCAGAGCCCGGCTGCCGACCTGGTCCGCGTCTACTTGAACGGGATCGGCCGCACCGCTCTGCTGACGGCCGCAGACGAGGTGGAGCTGTCCAAGCGAATCGAGGCTGGGCTGTACGCCGCGCATGTTCTCGAGACCGGCAAGCGACTGTCCCCCGCGAAGAAGCGAGACCTTGCGACGATCGTCCGCGACGGACAGTCGGCCAGGGCGCACCTGCTCGAGGCGAATCTTCGCCTCGTCGTGTCGCTGGCCAAGCGCTACACGGGCCGCGGCATGCCCTTGCTCGACCTCATCCAGGAAGGCAACCTGGGCTTGATCCGGGCGATGGAGAAGTTCGACTATTCCAAGGGTTTCAAGTTCTCGACGTATGCCACGTGGTGGATTCGTCAGGCCATCACCCGGGGCATGGCCGATCAGAGCCGCACCATCCGGCTGCCAGTGCACCTCGTCGAGCAGGTGAACAAACTCGCCCGCATCAAGCGTGAGCTGCACCAGCAACTCGGCCGTGAGGCCACCGACGACGAACTGGCGGAGGAGTCGGGCATTCCGGCCCACAAGATCGCGGATCTCCTCGACCACAGCCGCGACCCGGTGAGCCTGGATATGCCGGTCGGCAACGACGAAGAGGCTCCTCTGGGCGACTTCATCGAGGATTCGGAAGCCACGTCGGCGGAGAACGCGGTCATCGCCGGTCTTCTGCACAGCGACGTTCGCAGCGTTCTGGCCACTCTCGACGAACGCGAGCAGCAGGTGATCCGCCTGCGGTACGGACTCGACGACGGTCAGCCGCGCACCCTCGATCAGATCGGCAAGCTCTTCGGGCTCTCACGCGAGCGGGTCCGCCAGATCGAGCGTGAAGTGATGGGCAAGCTTCGTCAGGGTGATCGCGCGGAGCGGCTGCGTTCCTACGCCAGCTGA
- a CDS encoding DUF7059 domain-containing protein — MNRNTLLSICAPLREALLRNRYDTDTLLDTLGPDIHAALGRNEPVPVRRASASCGELGTLIRLFLLGDDCPIAEVAAALHPLSVEAAVDAGLLASDAGVVRAALDLRPIDTGSGNRWVLSDLDGSMRPRETAVDHVIGVGHASLSLLQATPGAPVGSLLDVGTGCGIQALHGTSYAQSVTATDLNVRAVDLAAVTMALNEEEVELLTGSWFEPVEGRTFDQVVANPPFVVSRATVGHTYRDSGLDLDGASRLMISRSPDYLSPGGTAALLASWVHVAGEDWRSRVASWLPAHGIDAWVVQRDVADPALYVGTWMRDGGLDTKDPSAAATAEQWLDHLESADVEGVGFGFVYLRRTDAPSDLLAEDLTHGFDDPLGAEALAYFDRVAWLRENDVLTARFHVQESTALERVFLPGEEGWTQVVARLHRGNGPAWQHEIDDLVASLVAGMRSDGLVLGELIDLLAAAHDMVATVLAESAIPLVHSLVRHGLVLPV, encoded by the coding sequence GTGAACCGCAACACGCTGCTGTCGATCTGCGCTCCCCTGCGAGAAGCTCTCCTTCGCAACCGGTATGACACCGACACCCTGCTCGACACGCTGGGCCCGGACATCCATGCCGCACTGGGCCGCAACGAGCCCGTCCCGGTCCGGCGGGCCAGCGCGAGCTGCGGTGAACTCGGAACACTGATCCGGTTGTTCCTTCTCGGCGACGACTGCCCGATCGCCGAGGTCGCGGCCGCACTCCACCCGCTGAGCGTCGAGGCGGCGGTCGACGCGGGTCTCCTCGCGAGCGATGCCGGTGTCGTCCGCGCGGCACTGGACCTCCGGCCCATCGATACCGGCTCCGGAAATCGGTGGGTGCTTTCGGACCTCGACGGGTCGATGCGCCCCCGCGAGACTGCGGTCGATCACGTCATCGGGGTGGGCCACGCCTCTCTGTCCTTGTTGCAGGCCACCCCGGGTGCGCCCGTCGGGTCTCTCCTCGACGTGGGAACGGGGTGTGGCATCCAGGCCCTGCACGGAACGTCCTATGCGCAGTCGGTCACCGCGACCGACCTGAACGTCAGGGCGGTGGATCTGGCAGCCGTCACGATGGCCCTCAACGAAGAGGAGGTCGAACTGCTGACCGGGTCGTGGTTCGAGCCGGTGGAGGGCCGCACTTTCGACCAGGTCGTCGCGAATCCGCCGTTCGTCGTCAGCCGAGCGACAGTGGGCCACACGTATCGCGACTCCGGCCTCGACCTCGACGGTGCGAGCCGACTGATGATCTCCCGGTCTCCCGACTACCTGTCTCCCGGCGGCACCGCCGCGCTCCTCGCGTCCTGGGTCCACGTCGCGGGAGAGGACTGGCGGAGCCGGGTGGCGTCATGGTTGCCCGCACACGGCATCGACGCGTGGGTGGTCCAGCGGGACGTGGCCGACCCAGCCCTCTACGTGGGTACCTGGATGCGCGACGGTGGACTGGACACCAAGGATCCCTCTGCCGCCGCGACGGCCGAGCAGTGGCTCGATCACCTCGAGAGCGCCGATGTCGAGGGAGTCGGATTCGGGTTCGTCTACCTGCGCCGGACCGACGCGCCCAGTGACCTCCTGGCCGAGGATCTCACGCACGGTTTCGACGATCCGCTGGGGGCGGAGGCGCTCGCCTACTTCGACCGGGTGGCGTGGTTGCGCGAGAACGACGTGCTCACGGCCCGCTTCCACGTGCAGGAGAGCACAGCGCTCGAGCGGGTCTTCCTCCCCGGTGAGGAGGGGTGGACTCAGGTGGTCGCACGACTGCATCGCGGGAACGGTCCCGCATGGCAGCACGAGATCGACGACCTGGTCGCCTCCCTCGTCGCGGGAATGCGGAGCGACGGTCTCGTTCTGGGAGAACTGATCGATCTCCTGGCTGCCGCGCACGACATGGTTGCCACCGTCCTCGCCGAGTCGGCGATACCGCTCGTGCACTCTCTCGTGCGGCACGGTTTGGTGCTGCCGGTGTAG